The DNA region TGTTCTGGCCGTCGGTGGTGGTCTCGTGGATGGCGCTCTGGTGGGTGTGGTAGGCGCCGTAGGTGGTGGAGACCTCGCCGCCTTCGGGGGCGTCGTCGAGGATGATGTTGATCACCCCGGCGATGGCATCGGAGCCGTACTGGGCGCCGGCGCCGTCACGCAGCACTTCGATGCGCTTCACCGCGCTGATGGGGATGGAGTTGAAGTCCACCGGGGCGGTGCCACGGCCGATCTTCGAGGAATCGTTGACCAGCGCCGAGGTGTGGCGGCGCTTGCCGTTGACCAGCACCAGCACCTGGTCCGGGCTCATGCCGCGCAGCTGGGCGGCACGCACGTGGTCGGCGCCACCGGAGTTGGACTGGCGCGGCAGGCTGAAGGACGGCAGCAGCGTCTGCAGGGCCTGGCCCAGTTCGCCGTTGACCGCGCCGGTGGACTTCAGGTCCTCGGCGGTGAGCACGTCCACCGGCACGGGCGAATCGAGCACGGTGCGGTTCTTGGCGCGGGTGCCGGTGACCAGCACGGTGCCGAGGCGGGTCGAATCGTCGGCGCTGCTGGTGGCTTCCTGGGCGTGTGCGGGGGCTTGCGCCAATGCCGTGAGCACGGCGGCGCCCAACAAGGGGAAGGAACGGCGATGCATGCGAATTACTCCTTGGTCGCACTTTTGACGGGCAGTTGGCCAACCCCTGGAAGTTGCCGTCCCGACAGATGGATGCTGTTTTAAATGGTCTTCAAGTTGCCATCGCGAAGTTGAACGGAAGCGCCCGCCTAACAGCGGCGGCACGTTCTGATTCGTCGTGCAACGGGGGCAGTGCCGACCGGGTCCTGCCTCTTTGCGAGGTGGCCTGGTATCTCGTTCTTGGGCGGCATCCATGCCTGATGGGGTGTCCTGGGGGCCGATCCTAGACGAGCCCGACGGACGGGCAAAATAACGAATAACACTTAGGTTATATCGCACAGCCGGCTTATAAGCGGAATAAATAAAGTTGCTACTACAGCAGCAATAGATGTTGCTGGAGCAGCACTGAAAATACAGTTCAAGTTCAGTTCCTGGTTATTGAACCTGGCAATTAATGGAACTTTGCTTGGCAAGTTTCTTGGGCGCGCAAGAGCACGTTTCAATAAGGGGGACTGGAAGTTGAGCCCACCTTCGCTGGTGGAGGTAAAAAGCGACCTCCACCCTACGCCAGGCTCTGGCCCCGGAGCACGACGTATTGCCGGTTGTAGGGTGGACCACGCTTCACCGGTCCACCATGCGGGGGTGGGTTTGACTCCGCTGCCGGTTGCCGCTCCCACAGAACGCCCCCGCCCTTCCCCGCTCAGTCATAGGCCTTGCGTTGCCACTCGTCCTCGGGGATGTCCAGCGCCTCGCCGGAGAAGCGCTGTTCGAGGAAGGGGTCGGCGTGCAGGTGGAAGCCATTGCGCTCCCAGAAGCCCGGCGCCTCCTCGGTGGTGAACTCCAGGGCGCGCAGCCACTTGGCGCTCTTCCAGAAGTAGCGCCCGGCCACCAGCAGGCGCAGCGGCCAGCCGTGCTGGGGCGTCAGCGGCTGGTCGTCGTAGGCCAGCGCCAGCAGGCTGTCGGGATGTAGCAGGTCGGCCAGGGCGAGGTTGGTCTGGTAGTCCGTGTCGGCGTGGGCCATGACGAAGGCGCCCTGCGGCTCGATGCCGTGGGCCTGCAGCAGGTCGCCCAGGTGCACGCCGCGCCAGCGGGTGTCGAACTTCGACCAGCGGGTGACGCAGTGGATGTCGCAGCGCACCTCACGCTGCGGCAGCTGCAACAGGTCGTCGAAGCGCAGCTCCAGGGGCCTGGACAGCGCGCCGTGCAGGCGCAGCGACCAGTCGGCCAACGCGTACCTGGGCACCTCGCCCTCGTGAAGGATGGGGAAGCGCTCGGTGAGCACCTGCCCCGGCGGCAGGCGCGTGCCGTGGGCCGGGTCGTTCTTCACCGCCCTCGCCTTGCGCAACCGCGATGCCTTGTCGTGCATGGCGCTCGCCTCAGTCGGCCAGGGGAATCCACGGCGAGCGGGCGACGCTGGCCGACTCGCCGAAGGCCGGCAGCTTCTGCGCCAGGTCGCGCACGTTCTTCACATCCAGGTCCAGCAGCTGCTGGCGGGTAATCAGGGTGGCGGGCACCTGCACGCGGGGGCCGGTCTCTTCCCCGGCGATGCGCTGGGCCAGGGTGCGCACGCTGATGGCGCCGGCCACTTCCGGGTTCACCGCGGCGGTGGCGGCCCAGGCGCTGCCCGGCTCCTTCATGATCTGGATGTCGGCGGTGGAGATGTCGGCGCTGTAGATCTTCACCTGCTCGCCCAGGCCGGCTTCGTCGACAGCGATCTTGGCGCCTTTGGCGAACTCGTCGAAGGGCGCGAAGATCACCTGCAGGCCGGGGTTGGCGCGCAGCACGGCGCTGGCCTGGTCCGCCACCGAGTTGGCGATGGGCGGGTTGAGGGTGCCGAAGCGGGCCTTCTCGACGATGCCCGGGTTGGCCGCCTTGACCTGGCGCCAGATCTCGTCGCGACGCTCCATGGGCGTGAAGCCGCCGATGAACACGTAGCCGGCCTGGAAGGCGTTGCCGTTGTCCTTCAGCGCCTGGTCCAGGGCCAGTTGCGCCAGGGCGTGGTGGTCCTGCTCGATCTGGGTCACGCCGGGGTTGCCCAGCTCGACGTCGAAGGCCACCACCTTGATGCCCTTGGCCACGGCCTTGTCGACGGTGTCCTTGAGGGTTTCCGCCAGGCCGAGCTGGACGATGATGCCGTCCACGCCCAGGTCGATCGCCTGCTCCAGCTGCTCGCGCTGGGTCGCTGCCCGCTGGCGGGCATCGAACAGGCGCAGGTCGACGCCCAGGGCCCTGGACTGCTTCTCCACGCCGCGCAGGTAGGCCTCGGGGAAGTCGCCGGAGAACAGGTAGCCGACCAGGGCGATGCGTACGCCGCCCTTGTCGAAGGGGGCCGGGGCACCGTCGATGCCGGCGGCGCTGGCGCCGGAGGCGAGGGACAGGGCCAGGGCGCCGGCCGCGAGGCGACGCAGGGCGCGGTTGATCAATGCAGGCATGTCGGGTTCCTTTTTCTGAAGAGGGTTCAGCGCGCGCGTTGGGCGAGGCCGAAGGTGAACATCAGCGCCAGCACCAGCACCGCGCCCTTGACGAAGTCCTGGGCGTAGTAAGGCGCGTTGAGCATGGTCAGGCCGTTGAGCAGGGTCGCCACCAGCAAGGCGCCGACCAGGGTGCCGAAGGCGTTGGGCTTGCGCGCGCCGAGCACGGCGAAGCCGATCAGTGCGGCGCCCAGGGCGTCGAGCACCAGGCCGTTGCCGGAGCTGACGTCGCCACGCCCCAGGCGCGCCGCCAGCAGCAGCCCGCCGAGTGAGGCCAGGGAGGCGGAGAGCACGTAGGCCAGCAGCTTGTAGCGCTCCACCGGGGCACCGGCCAGGCGCGCCGCCCGCTCGTTGCCGCCGATGGCGTAGAACACCCGGCCGAAGCGCGTGCGTTCGAGGAATGCCCACACCAGCAGCGCCACCACCAGCATTACGACCACGGGCACCGGCACCGTGTCCCACAGCCGCGCGCGGCCGAGGGCGAGGAAGGCGGCGCTGAAGCTGCCTGCGGCCTCGTCGCCGTTGGGCAGGGTCATGCCGACAGCGATGGAGCGGCCGCCGGTGGGGATCAGTTGCAGGCCGATGACCAGGAACATGCTGCCGAGGGTGGCGAGGATGTCCGGCACGCCCAGGCGCACGATGAGAAAGCCGTTGAGCAGCCCCACCAGCGCGCCGCAGGCCAGGCTGATGGCCACCGCCGGCAGCGGCCCCCAGCCGAGCACCACCATCACGTAGCTGGCGCACATCAGGCTCATGGCGGCCACCGCGCCGATGGACAGGTCCAGCCCGCCCACCGCCATGGTCAGGGTCACGCCCAGGGCCAGCAGCGCGACGATGGACACCGACTGCAGGATGATGAACAGGTTGCCCACCCGCAGGAACGCCGGCTCCAGCACGGCGAACAGCACCAGGATCAGCCCCAGCACCAGCAACAGGCCGTAGTGGATGGCCAGGCGCAGCAGCGTCGCCCCCAGGGGCGGGGTGAAGGTCGAGGGCGAAGAGGATTCAGGCACGCGCGGCTCCTTGGCGATGCGGGTAGTCGGAAAGGGGGTGCGCGGGGACGCCGGCCAGCTGCGCCACCAGGTCGGCGCGTTGCAGGCCGTCGTTGGCGTGGCCACCGACCACGGCGCCATCGCGTACCACCAGGATGCGGTCGGCGATCTCCAGCGCCTCGTCGGGGTCGGTGCAGATCACCAGGGTGGCGCGGCCGGCGGCGCTGGCGCGGATGCGCGCACCGATCTCGCGGCGGGCGCGGATGTCCACGCCCTGGAAAGGCTCGTCGAGGATCAGCACACGGCCCTCGCCGAGCAGCCAGCGGGCCAGCACCACCTTCTGCTGGTTGCCGCCGGAGAGGGTGTCCATGGGCACCTCGATGCCCGCGCACTTGATGCCCAGCGCCTGCACCTGGGCTTGCACCGCGTCGCGTTCGGCGCGGCGGTCGATGAACCCGGCGCGGCTGAAGCGCGCGAGAAACGGCAAGGTCAGGGTGCGCGCCAGGGAGAAGCCCGGCACCAGGGAACCGCGCGTGCGGTCCTCGGTGGCCATGAACACGCCCCCGGCGATGGCCTGGCGTGGCGAGGCCGGCGCCCAGGGCCGGCCGTCGAGGGTGATGCGCCCGGCAGCGGCGCGGCGCAGGCCGAACAGCAGCTCGGCGATCTCGCTCTTGCCGGCACCGAGCAGGCCGGTGAGCGCCACCACCTCGCCCTCGTGCAGGCTGAGGTCGAAGGGCGCGCCGCGCGCATCGAGCCGGCATCCGCGCACCGCCAGCACCTCGCGGCCGGGGGCGTGGCGCTCCAGCGTGACCGCCGCCAGGGCCGAGCCGAGCATCGCCACCACGGCGGCGGCAAGGTCCAGCGGCGCGGCGAACTCGCCGGCCAGACGCCCATCGCGCAGGACGATGGCGCGGTCGGCGATGCGCTGCAGGTCGGACAGGCGATGGGAGATGTAGAGGATCGCCACGCCGCGCTGGCGCAGGCTGTCGATCAATGCGAACAGGCGCTCGGCCTCGCTGGCCGACAGCGATGCGGTGGGCTCGTCGAGGATCAGCAGGCGCGGCTCCAGCGCCAGGGCGCGGGCCAGCACCACCAGTTGCCGCTCGGCGGTGCCCAGCGATTCGATGGACGCATCCAGCGGCAGGTGCAGATCGAGCCCGGCGGCGATGTGCGCGGCGCGCTCACGCAACCGCCCCCGCCCGGCCCAGACGCCGTTGCCGGGCTGGCAGAGTTCGTCCAGCACCAGGTTCTCCGCCACGCTGAGGCCCGGCACCACCGCATCGTCCACGTGCTGGTGTACGGCGACGATCCCGGCACGGCGCGCCGCCTGGGGGGAGGCGAAGCGCACCGCCCTGCCCTGCACCCGCAACTCGCCGGCGTCGTGGCCATGGCTGCCGGCGAGCACCTTGACCAGGGTCGACTTGCCGGCACCGTTG from Pseudomonas tohonis includes:
- a CDS encoding sugar ABC transporter ATP-binding protein; protein product: MTASIAARPDALASALVSARALGKSFGASPVLQGIDLDLFPGEVVALLGANGAGKSTLVKVLAGSHGHDAGELRVQGRAVRFASPQAARRAGIVAVHQHVDDAVVPGLSVAENLVLDELCQPGNGVWAGRGRLRERAAHIAAGLDLHLPLDASIESLGTAERQLVVLARALALEPRLLILDEPTASLSASEAERLFALIDSLRQRGVAILYISHRLSDLQRIADRAIVLRDGRLAGEFAAPLDLAAAVVAMLGSALAAVTLERHAPGREVLAVRGCRLDARGAPFDLSLHEGEVVALTGLLGAGKSEIAELLFGLRRAAAGRITLDGRPWAPASPRQAIAGGVFMATEDRTRGSLVPGFSLARTLTLPFLARFSRAGFIDRRAERDAVQAQVQALGIKCAGIEVPMDTLSGGNQQKVVLARWLLGEGRVLILDEPFQGVDIRARREIGARIRASAAGRATLVICTDPDEALEIADRILVVRDGAVVGGHANDGLQRADLVAQLAGVPAHPLSDYPHRQGAARA
- a CDS encoding sulfite oxidase-like oxidoreductase, with protein sequence MHDKASRLRKARAVKNDPAHGTRLPPGQVLTERFPILHEGEVPRYALADWSLRLHGALSRPLELRFDDLLQLPQREVRCDIHCVTRWSKFDTRWRGVHLGDLLQAHGIEPQGAFVMAHADTDYQTNLALADLLHPDSLLALAYDDQPLTPQHGWPLRLLVAGRYFWKSAKWLRALEFTTEEAPGFWERNGFHLHADPFLEQRFSGEALDIPEDEWQRKAYD
- a CDS encoding substrate-binding domain-containing protein codes for the protein MPALINRALRRLAAGALALSLASGASAAGIDGAPAPFDKGGVRIALVGYLFSGDFPEAYLRGVEKQSRALGVDLRLFDARQRAATQREQLEQAIDLGVDGIIVQLGLAETLKDTVDKAVAKGIKVVAFDVELGNPGVTQIEQDHHALAQLALDQALKDNGNAFQAGYVFIGGFTPMERRDEIWRQVKAANPGIVEKARFGTLNPPIANSVADQASAVLRANPGLQVIFAPFDEFAKGAKIAVDEAGLGEQVKIYSADISTADIQIMKEPGSAWAATAAVNPEVAGAISVRTLAQRIAGEETGPRVQVPATLITRQQLLDLDVKNVRDLAQKLPAFGESASVARSPWIPLAD
- a CDS encoding ABC transporter permease, producing MPESSSPSTFTPPLGATLLRLAIHYGLLLVLGLILVLFAVLEPAFLRVGNLFIILQSVSIVALLALGVTLTMAVGGLDLSIGAVAAMSLMCASYVMVVLGWGPLPAVAISLACGALVGLLNGFLIVRLGVPDILATLGSMFLVIGLQLIPTGGRSIAVGMTLPNGDEAAGSFSAAFLALGRARLWDTVPVPVVVMLVVALLVWAFLERTRFGRVFYAIGGNERAARLAGAPVERYKLLAYVLSASLASLGGLLLAARLGRGDVSSGNGLVLDALGAALIGFAVLGARKPNAFGTLVGALLVATLLNGLTMLNAPYYAQDFVKGAVLVLALMFTFGLAQRAR